The Chryseobacterium suipulveris genome window below encodes:
- a CDS encoding Crp/Fnr family transcriptional regulator: MKLIDTLAQHIRIDDEIRYFFENEVTTRTFQKNEIISTQDQYNRNVYFVDEGLARMFYYENGKDITTNFFTEGKIFANIDTIFKDSATRYNMETIEESVITYCSYRKLEELCNVSLTAANFSRYVLGNLMMQMSLRISSLQYMTAKEKYKNLLDENPGIILRAPLGMIATYLGISQETLSRIRSEV; encoded by the coding sequence GTGAAACTGATTGATACACTTGCACAGCACATCAGGATAGATGATGAAATCCGCTACTTTTTTGAAAATGAAGTAACCACGCGGACTTTCCAGAAAAATGAAATCATCAGCACACAGGATCAGTATAACCGCAATGTTTATTTTGTGGACGAAGGTTTGGCAAGAATGTTCTACTACGAAAACGGCAAGGACATCACCACCAATTTTTTCACTGAAGGAAAGATTTTCGCCAATATTGATACCATATTTAAAGATTCAGCAACACGCTACAATATGGAAACTATTGAAGAAAGCGTGATTACCTATTGCAGTTACCGCAAATTGGAAGAATTGTGCAATGTTTCACTCACTGCCGCCAATTTCAGCAGGTATGTATTGGGAAATCTGATGATGCAGATGTCGCTTCGAATTTCATCTTTACAATATATGACGGCAAAAGAGAAGTATAAAAATCTTCTCGATGAAAATCCAGGAATTATTCTGCGTGCACCGCTCGGAATGATTGCAACTTACCTCGGAATTTCGCAGGAAACCCTCAGCCGAATCCGAAGCGAAGTGTAA
- a CDS encoding TonB-dependent receptor: MNKIVWIVAFLAATFCVAQTQEQQIDTVQILGRTKIKKERSEFKRHAQSSEILSSYELNRNTNNFIEQSLGTVAGVQVDKRTTVGGQRVTVRGYGNDQKFNNWGVKMYLNGFPLTNADGVTILEDIDFSLINQIDVIKGPASTLYGGGVGGALRFYIKPNTEKGTSLSQNLMAGSFKTLQLATRADAVTENSSVMMNYNHFESEGYRPRGTSNRNNYTFLGNFKLNPKQTVEVYAAHNNSYEGVPGQISYADYYAGIDNGNLAYARRNSGNKFVSSRMSVSHHWKILPELQNRTNIFYGNLESTRKAAGAYENSMTPTYGFRTNFSHDMRIGSDFKNNLEFGAEYLITKALVSNYRYTGTNPDVPDEVRPMDKNSYFRYNNFATSVFAVDRITYEPWDLSVLAGISFNKLGYDRTDLLAVPGVVTANYKDQSFQKDFKPSYAPHFALQKTLGAHLLNLSYSEGFNAPTAATAFVAGTGLANDNLKTEHAKMWDLSAHGLFADTKFDYQLSLFSMNISDKLTQLASNANGVNYTYWANTGHQQNRGLEMSLGYVENFSSGFFKRIEPYFNYAYYDFKYKEFKTGGVDYSGNEVVGIPKNRASLGLDFTTHSGFYLNNTFNYMDRVFTDFGNTNKVKAFHQINAKLGYRRTVGQFDFDAYVMGNNLSSQINYTFLFLGNNVNDSDPDSQYPRGVATDITPGPSKAYFFGGLNVKYRF, from the coding sequence ATGAATAAAATTGTATGGATTGTTGCTTTTTTGGCAGCAACATTCTGCGTTGCCCAAACTCAGGAGCAGCAGATTGACACGGTGCAGATTCTGGGCCGTACAAAAATTAAAAAAGAGAGATCAGAATTTAAGCGACACGCGCAGAGTTCCGAAATCCTATCGTCTTACGAACTTAACCGGAACACCAATAACTTCATCGAGCAGTCGCTGGGAACGGTTGCCGGAGTTCAGGTGGACAAAAGAACCACAGTCGGCGGACAGCGCGTAACGGTACGCGGTTACGGAAACGACCAGAAATTCAACAACTGGGGCGTTAAGATGTATCTGAACGGTTTTCCGCTGACAAATGCCGATGGAGTGACGATTCTGGAAGATATCGACTTCTCACTCATCAACCAGATCGATGTGATCAAAGGACCTGCTTCTACACTTTACGGAGGCGGAGTTGGCGGTGCACTGCGGTTTTACATTAAACCAAATACTGAAAAAGGAACGAGCTTGTCGCAAAATTTGATGGCGGGTTCGTTCAAAACTTTACAGCTTGCAACGAGAGCCGATGCAGTGACAGAAAATTCGTCGGTGATGATGAACTACAACCATTTTGAAAGTGAAGGTTATCGACCACGTGGAACCAGCAACAGAAACAACTACACGTTTCTGGGGAATTTCAAGCTGAATCCAAAACAGACGGTCGAGGTGTACGCTGCCCATAATAATTCTTACGAAGGTGTTCCCGGACAGATTTCGTACGCAGATTACTACGCAGGAATCGATAACGGAAACCTTGCCTACGCGAGAAGGAATTCGGGAAATAAGTTTGTTTCCAGCAGAATGTCGGTTAGTCACCACTGGAAGATTTTGCCGGAACTTCAGAACCGAACCAATATTTTCTACGGAAACCTCGAATCTACGCGGAAAGCTGCAGGTGCCTATGAAAATTCGATGACGCCGACTTATGGTTTCAGGACGAACTTTAGCCACGACATGAGAATCGGTTCGGATTTTAAAAATAATCTTGAATTTGGTGCAGAGTATCTCATTACCAAAGCTTTAGTGTCGAATTATCGCTACACCGGAACCAATCCCGATGTTCCCGACGAAGTAAGACCGATGGACAAGAACTCGTATTTCAGGTACAATAATTTTGCGACCTCGGTTTTTGCGGTGGACAGAATTACTTACGAACCGTGGGATTTGAGCGTTCTTGCAGGAATCAGCTTCAACAAGCTGGGTTACGACAGAACAGATTTGCTTGCGGTTCCAGGAGTGGTGACGGCGAACTACAAAGACCAGTCGTTCCAAAAGGATTTCAAACCGAGTTACGCGCCGCATTTTGCATTGCAGAAAACCTTGGGTGCACATTTGCTGAACCTTAGTTACAGTGAGGGTTTCAACGCGCCAACTGCGGCGACAGCTTTCGTTGCAGGAACAGGATTGGCAAACGATAACCTGAAAACCGAACACGCGAAAATGTGGGACCTTTCAGCTCACGGACTTTTTGCCGATACCAAATTCGACTATCAGCTTTCACTGTTTTCGATGAACATCAGCGACAAACTCACGCAGCTTGCTTCCAATGCAAATGGTGTAAATTACACTTATTGGGCAAATACGGGACACCAGCAAAACCGCGGACTGGAAATGAGTTTGGGTTATGTGGAAAATTTCAGTTCTGGTTTTTTCAAGAGAATTGAGCCGTATTTCAATTATGCTTATTACGACTTTAAGTACAAGGAATTCAAAACTGGCGGAGTTGATTACTCGGGAAATGAAGTGGTGGGAATTCCGAAAAACCGAGCGTCACTTGGTCTCGACTTTACCACACATTCGGGATTTTACCTGAACAACACCTTTAATTATATGGACAGAGTTTTTACAGATTTTGGCAATACCAATAAAGTAAAGGCGTTCCACCAGATTAATGCGAAGTTGGGATACAGAAGAACCGTCGGTCAGTTTGATTTCGACGCTTATGTGATGGGCAATAACTTGTCGAGCCAGATTAACTACACCTTCCTGTTTCTGGGGAATAATGTGAATGACAGCGATCCAGATTCCCAATATCCGAGAGGAGTAGCGACAGATATTACGCCCGGTCCTTCGAAAGCCTATTTCTTTGGCGGATTGAATGTGAAGTATCGATTTTAA
- a CDS encoding GNAT family N-acetyltransferase → MQFEFRKATPEDADQIWDILQQAIERRRLDGSQQWQNGYPNPDTVKTDIEKNHGFVLVSENEIAVYGALILNDEPAYDDIKGKWLSDGDFVVVHRVAVNEKFHGKGLVKVFFEKIEDFAKENQIYSIKVDTNFDNGAMLHILEKLGYTYCGEVFLSGGVRKAFEKLLH, encoded by the coding sequence ATGCAATTTGAGTTCAGAAAAGCAACACCCGAAGACGCCGACCAAATCTGGGATATCCTTCAGCAGGCGATTGAACGACGCAGACTAGACGGTTCCCAACAATGGCAAAACGGCTATCCGAATCCCGATACCGTAAAAACTGACATCGAGAAAAACCATGGATTCGTGCTTGTTTCTGAAAATGAAATTGCAGTTTATGGCGCATTAATCCTAAATGATGAACCTGCTTATGATGACATTAAAGGAAAATGGCTTTCTGACGGGGATTTCGTTGTGGTTCACCGAGTTGCGGTCAATGAAAAGTTTCATGGCAAAGGTTTGGTGAAAGTTTTTTTTGAGAAGATTGAAGATTTCGCAAAAGAAAATCAGATTTACAGTATTAAAGTCGATACCAATTTCGATAACGGAGCGATGCTTCATATATTGGAGAAACTTGGTTACACTTATTGCGGCGAGGTTTTTCTTTCGGGCGGAGTAAGGAAAGCGTTTGAGAAACTTTTGCATTAA
- a CDS encoding ABC transporter permease, producing MKQLRYLLKREFRLFFTNKTMLSVFFLAPAFYALLIGFTYQKGKVENIPVIVINHDKTPLSEQVVQMFEDNHTIKVLNYIDEPPQLKDEVIKTEAAAVVVIPERFEAQMLQKKYPEINIYINTSNVLTANFASKAVQQILGTFSAGVEIKALQKKGMNAEIAKTQYEPFKANYITLFNTTSNYLIFMWPAMMAVVLQQVILMAMAVTFAEEFKRDSFARDFAGKHKYAVLVMAIKCLPVWIFANFNILFFYLCSLYFKIPAPVNVANFFLLTAVFVIASTNLGVLFSILVPNALKATQYLMVIASPAFIISGFTWPSSAMPQFIQYFNSIIPLTPYLEALKIMMVERGSDYLTKKYFVHLFILAWIYFILGWIALKIKINTLFKKYNLDENYEDEELLSETE from the coding sequence ATGAAACAGTTACGATATTTACTCAAAAGGGAGTTCCGCTTGTTTTTCACCAATAAAACGATGCTTTCGGTGTTTTTTCTGGCGCCTGCGTTTTACGCTTTGCTCATCGGATTTACCTATCAGAAAGGGAAAGTGGAAAATATACCTGTCATTGTTATTAACCACGATAAAACACCGCTTTCCGAACAGGTAGTGCAAATGTTTGAAGACAACCACACGATAAAAGTACTGAACTACATTGATGAACCGCCGCAACTGAAAGACGAAGTCATCAAAACTGAAGCAGCCGCAGTTGTGGTTATTCCCGAACGTTTTGAGGCGCAGATGCTTCAGAAGAAATATCCTGAAATCAATATATATATCAATACTTCCAATGTATTGACCGCTAATTTCGCATCGAAAGCGGTACAGCAGATTTTAGGAACTTTTTCGGCGGGTGTTGAAATCAAAGCTTTGCAAAAAAAAGGAATGAATGCCGAGATTGCGAAAACGCAGTACGAACCATTCAAAGCCAATTATATCACGCTTTTCAACACCACAAGCAATTATTTGATTTTCATGTGGCCGGCGATGATGGCGGTAGTTTTGCAACAGGTTATTCTTATGGCAATGGCGGTAACTTTTGCAGAGGAATTCAAACGGGACAGTTTTGCACGTGATTTTGCAGGCAAGCATAAATACGCCGTGTTGGTAATGGCAATAAAATGTCTTCCGGTTTGGATTTTTGCGAATTTCAATATTCTGTTTTTTTACCTCTGCAGTTTGTATTTCAAGATTCCCGCACCGGTAAATGTGGCCAATTTTTTTCTGCTCACCGCCGTGTTTGTCATCGCTTCTACCAATTTGGGTGTGCTTTTCAGCATCTTAGTTCCTAACGCCCTGAAAGCAACACAGTATCTGATGGTTATTGCATCGCCCGCGTTTATCATCAGTGGATTTACCTGGCCTTCTTCTGCAATGCCACAGTTTATACAGTATTTTAATTCAATAATTCCGCTTACGCCATATCTCGAAGCTCTAAAAATAATGATGGTGGAACGCGGTTCAGATTATCTGACCAAGAAATATTTTGTACATCTTTTTATTTTAGCGTGGATTTATTTTATTTTGGGATGGATTGCATTGAAAATTAAAATCAATACACTGTTCAAAAAATATAATCTTGATGAAAATTATGAAGATGAAGAATTGTTGTCCGAAACAGAATAA
- a CDS encoding HlyD family secretion protein — translation MKSKVNKILSLITLFTLINCNQQPAERAIEGKTRKELVTFSPKVTGRILEIYVEEGQTVKAGDTLAKLDVPEVSAKIAQAKGATSAARAQAQMARNGATADQVRQLKAKQKGLQEQFQYAQKAYNRARNMYRDSLLSPQNYDEAFAKFQGAKAQLDAANAELHDVQTGTRFEKIEMAEGQANQAMGALQEANVAYSERYIIATNDMEIETISLNKGELATAGFALFSGYIPDTVYFRFTVPESKISHYQKGGNVKMLVNYNKKEISGRIVSIKQLAKYADITTAFPDYNPEDAVYEIKVIPEHRNQLGNLLVNSNVILK, via the coding sequence ATGAAATCTAAAGTAAATAAAATACTGTCACTTATTACGCTTTTTACATTAATCAATTGTAACCAGCAACCTGCGGAACGCGCCATAGAAGGTAAAACCCGGAAAGAACTGGTGACATTTTCGCCAAAAGTTACGGGAAGAATTCTTGAAATTTATGTAGAGGAAGGGCAGACTGTAAAAGCAGGCGACACCCTTGCAAAACTCGATGTGCCCGAAGTTTCTGCAAAAATTGCACAGGCAAAAGGAGCAACTTCCGCAGCAAGAGCACAGGCACAAATGGCAAGAAATGGTGCCACAGCCGACCAAGTGCGTCAGTTGAAAGCCAAACAGAAAGGTTTGCAGGAGCAGTTTCAGTATGCGCAGAAAGCATATAATAGAGCCAGAAATATGTACCGCGACAGTTTGCTTTCACCACAAAATTATGATGAAGCTTTTGCAAAATTTCAAGGCGCAAAAGCACAGTTGGATGCAGCAAATGCTGAACTGCACGATGTACAAACCGGAACGCGTTTCGAGAAAATAGAAATGGCAGAAGGACAGGCAAATCAGGCAATGGGAGCACTTCAGGAAGCCAATGTTGCTTATTCAGAAAGGTACATTATCGCGACCAACGATATGGAAATTGAAACGATTTCTTTGAACAAAGGCGAACTCGCAACAGCAGGTTTCGCTCTGTTTTCCGGTTATATTCCTGATACGGTGTATTTTAGATTTACAGTTCCTGAAAGTAAAATTTCCCACTATCAAAAAGGAGGAAATGTAAAAATGCTGGTGAATTATAACAAGAAAGAAATTTCGGGGCGCATTGTTTCTATAAAACAGCTGGCAAAATATGCAGATATCACCACCGCTTTCCCTGACTATAATCCTGAAGATGCGGTGTACGAAATCAAGGTCATTCCTGAACATCGGAATCAGTTAGGAAATCTTCTGGTGAACTCGAATGTGATTTTGAAATAA